The proteins below are encoded in one region of Telopea speciosissima isolate NSW1024214 ecotype Mountain lineage chromosome 10, Tspe_v1, whole genome shotgun sequence:
- the LOC122641332 gene encoding ubiquitin-like-conjugating enzyme ATG10 isoform X1 — protein sequence MNISSWNGTLSSGDFYSAAITLSEKWEQMNPALPSWKWVPLPRSPWVASHEAEGYLSLENFCIIKSDEEVHDERALTGKEDSSYPPTDESIDDATLVQSYAEEIHFYDFHIVHSASYGVPVLYFHAYFSDGRFLALDDIKKDLPPSSLKMLKESKWTFITSEEHPYLNRPWYTLHPCGTSEWMKLLFLGNNSLTKEKRAIQLYLVSWLSVVGQVVGLRIPLGMLSNSHQWNHSSSVVNGSSLDETLSGIVHTQSSLG from the exons ATGAATATCTCCTCTTGGAATGGAACTCTCTCATCTGGTGATTTTTATTCTGCTGCAATAACTCTTTCTGAGAAATGGGAACAAATGAACCCCGCCCTTCCTTCCTGGAAATGGGTCCCTTTACCAAGATCACCGTGGGTTGCTTCGCATGAA GCCGAAGGATACTTGTCTCTAGAAAATTTTTGTATTATAAAATCTGATGAG GAAGTTCATGATGAAAGAGCTTTGACAGGTAAAGAGGATTCCAGCTACCCTCCAACTGACGAGTCTATTGATGATGCTACATTG GTTCAGAGCTATGCTGAGGAAATACATTTCTATGATTTCCATATAGTTCACAGTGCTTCATATGGAGTTCCAGTGCTCTATTTTCATGCATACTTCTCTG ATGGAAGATTTTTAGCATTGGATGATATTAAAAAAGACCTTCCTCCCAGCTCCTTGAAGATGTTAAAGGAATCCAAATGGACATTCATAACTTCAGAG GAACATCCATACTTGAACCGGCCATGGTATACACTGCATCCGTGTGGGACCAGTGAGTGGATGAAGCTATTGTTTCTTGGTAATAATTCACTAACCAAAGAAAAGAGAGCTATCCAACTATACTTGGTGTCATGGCTATCGGTCGTCGGTCAGGTGGTTGGTCTAAGAATTCCCCTTGGAATGCTAAGTAACTCTCACCAGTGGAACCATTCATCTTCTGTTGTCAATGGTTCATCTCTTGATGAAACCTTAAGTGGGATTGTTCATACTCAAAGTTCTCTTGGTTGA
- the LOC122641332 gene encoding ubiquitin-like-conjugating enzyme ATG10 isoform X2, which produces MNISSWNGTLSSGDFYSAAITLSEKWEQMNPALPSWKWVPLPRSPWVASHEAEGYLSLENFCIIKSDEEVHDERALTGKEDSSYPPTDESIDDATLSYAEEIHFYDFHIVHSASYGVPVLYFHAYFSDGRFLALDDIKKDLPPSSLKMLKESKWTFITSEEHPYLNRPWYTLHPCGTSEWMKLLFLGNNSLTKEKRAIQLYLVSWLSVVGQVVGLRIPLGMLSNSHQWNHSSSVVNGSSLDETLSGIVHTQSSLG; this is translated from the exons ATGAATATCTCCTCTTGGAATGGAACTCTCTCATCTGGTGATTTTTATTCTGCTGCAATAACTCTTTCTGAGAAATGGGAACAAATGAACCCCGCCCTTCCTTCCTGGAAATGGGTCCCTTTACCAAGATCACCGTGGGTTGCTTCGCATGAA GCCGAAGGATACTTGTCTCTAGAAAATTTTTGTATTATAAAATCTGATGAG GAAGTTCATGATGAAAGAGCTTTGACAGGTAAAGAGGATTCCAGCTACCCTCCAACTGACGAGTCTATTGATGATGCTACATTG AGCTATGCTGAGGAAATACATTTCTATGATTTCCATATAGTTCACAGTGCTTCATATGGAGTTCCAGTGCTCTATTTTCATGCATACTTCTCTG ATGGAAGATTTTTAGCATTGGATGATATTAAAAAAGACCTTCCTCCCAGCTCCTTGAAGATGTTAAAGGAATCCAAATGGACATTCATAACTTCAGAG GAACATCCATACTTGAACCGGCCATGGTATACACTGCATCCGTGTGGGACCAGTGAGTGGATGAAGCTATTGTTTCTTGGTAATAATTCACTAACCAAAGAAAAGAGAGCTATCCAACTATACTTGGTGTCATGGCTATCGGTCGTCGGTCAGGTGGTTGGTCTAAGAATTCCCCTTGGAATGCTAAGTAACTCTCACCAGTGGAACCATTCATCTTCTGTTGTCAATGGTTCATCTCTTGATGAAACCTTAAGTGGGATTGTTCATACTCAAAGTTCTCTTGGTTGA